One Actinoplanes missouriensis 431 DNA segment encodes these proteins:
- the trpB gene encoding tryptophan synthase subunit beta yields the protein MSDLVLPAERVMAEPGELGRFGEHGGRFVPESLVPACARLEEGFREAWSDPSFHRDLERLLTVYAGRPTALTPAWRLSAELGITVLLKREDLAHTGSHKINNVLGQALLARRMGKTRLLAETGAGQHGVATATAGALLGLGVTVYMGEKDIERQALNVFRMKMLGAEVVPVTSGSRTLKDATSEAMRAWVTCLDEAHYCLGSVMGPHPYPWMVREFQRVIGDEARRQSAAELSTGIPDYVVACVGGGSNAAGTFAGFADTGARLIGVEAAGGAAVASGRTGVLHGFRSYLLQDENGQVSEAHSIAPGLDYPGVGPEHAYLNDIGRARYVTVSDEEVVPAVHRLARTEGILPALESAHAIAWVIRAAESGELPPFSTVLVTLSGRGDKDVATLMEAPAPTGAPAPTGAPVPTGAPVPTGAPAPMEAPALKEAPALKEEQ from the coding sequence ATGTCTGATCTTGTGCTGCCCGCGGAGCGGGTGATGGCGGAGCCGGGGGAGCTCGGACGCTTCGGTGAGCACGGTGGGCGCTTCGTCCCGGAGTCGCTGGTGCCGGCGTGCGCCCGGCTCGAGGAGGGGTTCCGCGAGGCCTGGTCCGACCCGAGTTTCCACCGTGACCTGGAACGGCTGCTGACCGTGTACGCCGGGCGGCCGACCGCGCTCACCCCGGCCTGGCGGCTCTCCGCGGAGCTCGGGATCACCGTGCTGCTCAAGCGCGAGGACCTGGCGCACACCGGCTCCCACAAGATCAACAATGTTCTCGGTCAGGCGCTGCTGGCCCGCCGGATGGGCAAGACCCGGCTGCTCGCCGAGACCGGCGCCGGCCAGCACGGCGTCGCCACCGCGACCGCGGGCGCGCTGCTCGGGCTCGGTGTCACCGTCTACATGGGTGAGAAGGACATCGAGCGGCAGGCGCTGAACGTCTTCCGGATGAAGATGCTCGGCGCCGAGGTGGTGCCGGTGACCAGCGGCAGCCGCACGCTCAAGGACGCCACCAGCGAGGCCATGCGGGCGTGGGTCACCTGCCTGGACGAGGCGCACTACTGCCTCGGCTCGGTGATGGGGCCTCACCCGTACCCCTGGATGGTCCGGGAATTCCAGCGGGTCATCGGGGACGAGGCGCGGCGGCAGAGCGCGGCCGAGCTGAGCACCGGGATCCCCGATTACGTGGTCGCGTGCGTGGGTGGCGGCTCCAACGCGGCCGGGACGTTCGCCGGGTTCGCGGACACCGGCGCGCGGCTGATCGGTGTGGAGGCGGCCGGTGGCGCGGCTGTCGCGTCGGGGCGGACCGGTGTGCTGCACGGCTTCCGGTCATATCTGCTGCAGGACGAGAATGGGCAGGTCAGCGAGGCGCACTCGATCGCGCCGGGGCTGGACTATCCGGGTGTGGGGCCGGAGCACGCCTACCTCAACGACATCGGCCGGGCTCGTTACGTCACGGTGAGCGACGAAGAAGTGGTGCCTGCGGTGCATCGGCTCGCCCGTACCGAAGGAATTCTGCCTGCTCTGGAGTCCGCCCATGCGATCGCCTGGGTGATCCGGGCCGCCGAGTCCGGTGAACTGCCGCCGTTCTCCACCGTGCTCGTGACGCTCTCCGGCCGGGGCGACAAGGACGTGGCGACATTGATGGAGGCCCCGGCTCCCACGGGGGCCCCGGCTCCCACGGGGGCCCCGGTTCCCACGGGGGCCCCGGTTCCCACGGGGGCCCCGGCTCCCATGGAGGCCCCGGCTCTCAAGGAGGCCCCGGCTCTCAAGGAGGAACAGTGA
- the trpA gene encoding tryptophan synthase subunit alpha translates to MKGLVPYLTGGIRPDWTRYLREYERNGATAIEIGLPFSDPILDGPTIQEASDRALRAGASVATILAEVAATKMTIPLIAMTYYNLVVHRGPELFCRELADAGITGLIVPDLPIDEAGALAAAAEKHGVDLTLLAAPTTQPDRLAEIARRSRGFIYAISVMGTTGERDQIAESGIRLAGELRRLTDKPVLLAFGISRPEHAAAAAGVCDGVVVGAALMRRILDGGTPEELGAVLGGFRRALDSVAV, encoded by the coding sequence GTGAAGGGTCTGGTTCCCTATCTGACCGGCGGCATCCGGCCGGACTGGACGCGCTACCTGCGGGAGTACGAGCGCAACGGCGCCACCGCGATCGAGATCGGCCTGCCGTTCTCGGATCCGATCCTGGACGGGCCGACGATTCAGGAGGCCTCCGATCGGGCGCTGCGCGCCGGCGCCTCGGTCGCCACGATCCTCGCGGAGGTCGCCGCCACGAAGATGACCATTCCGCTGATCGCGATGACGTACTACAACCTGGTCGTCCACCGCGGGCCGGAATTGTTCTGCCGCGAGCTCGCGGACGCCGGCATCACCGGTCTGATCGTGCCGGACCTGCCGATCGACGAGGCGGGCGCCCTCGCCGCAGCCGCCGAGAAGCACGGCGTCGACCTGACCCTGCTGGCCGCGCCCACCACCCAGCCGGACCGTCTCGCCGAGATCGCCCGGCGCAGTCGCGGCTTCATCTACGCGATCTCGGTGATGGGCACCACCGGCGAGCGTGACCAGATCGCCGAATCCGGCATCCGGCTCGCCGGTGAGCTGCGCAGACTCACCGACAAGCCGGTGCTGCTGGCGTTCGGGATCTCCCGGCCGGAGCACGCGGCGGCCGCCGCCGGTGTCTGCGACGGCGTGGTGGTCGGCGCCGCTCTGATGCGCCGCATCCTGGACGGCGGGACCCCGGAGGAGTTGGGTGCGGTTCTCGGCGGGTTCCGCAGGGCCCTCGATAGTGTGGCGGTCTGA
- a CDS encoding Ig-like domain-containing protein, whose product MITSTGLTEGQLIGLSSRIFPTATDDTGVQYIAALIGGRGRMQTVESVAKDGLLVTPGVQYNNMDVDLTVRAYDAARNYGEVTTRVHVDAVAPTATFTPKSVKLSGTTTITASDVSDDVTEIVMSRNGQEISRATAAPWVFGWNTRATDPDYDGYPQIKFTIRDRAGNVTEVFKKYHVDNRGPKIEDVTSLVGRGRSTLRAWVSDQGGVARVEWWVDGARRGEGWEFAYDFGTRSRVAPLTVKAWDKFGNLTAVSQNVVVDATAPAVTWISPASGALVRGDRIATSIKASDSAGWLHAGLAGGYVNSEPPVDATSGKLTGVRYVKADGRYTLTWNVYDRVGNRTTVSRTVIVDNTRAKLTVTKAPKNKAKVKGTVKITAAASDKNGVAKVQLLVNGKVVATDAKAAYKFSLNTKKYGKKIKVQLRAYDRAGNVTTTSTRTWYRR is encoded by the coding sequence GTGATTACCTCAACTGGTCTCACCGAGGGGCAGTTGATCGGGCTCTCGTCGCGGATCTTCCCGACCGCCACCGATGACACCGGCGTCCAGTACATAGCCGCGCTGATCGGTGGTCGCGGCCGTATGCAGACCGTCGAGTCGGTGGCGAAGGACGGGCTGCTGGTGACACCGGGAGTCCAGTACAACAACATGGACGTGGATCTCACGGTGCGTGCCTACGATGCTGCCCGGAACTACGGCGAGGTCACCACACGAGTCCACGTCGACGCGGTGGCGCCGACAGCCACATTCACGCCGAAATCCGTCAAGCTGAGCGGCACCACCACGATCACGGCCTCGGACGTGTCGGATGACGTCACCGAGATCGTCATGAGCCGGAACGGTCAGGAGATCAGCCGGGCGACCGCTGCACCGTGGGTCTTCGGGTGGAACACCCGGGCCACGGACCCCGACTACGACGGATATCCGCAGATCAAGTTCACCATCCGTGACCGGGCCGGCAACGTCACCGAGGTCTTCAAGAAGTACCACGTCGACAACCGCGGACCCAAGATCGAGGACGTCACGTCGCTGGTCGGGCGCGGCCGGTCCACACTGCGTGCCTGGGTTTCCGACCAGGGCGGAGTCGCTCGCGTGGAGTGGTGGGTGGACGGCGCGCGGCGTGGCGAGGGGTGGGAGTTCGCCTACGACTTCGGAACCCGGAGCCGGGTCGCCCCGCTCACGGTGAAGGCCTGGGACAAGTTCGGCAATCTCACCGCCGTCAGTCAGAACGTGGTCGTGGACGCGACCGCGCCCGCGGTCACCTGGATCTCGCCCGCCTCCGGTGCGCTGGTTCGCGGTGACCGGATCGCGACCTCGATCAAGGCGTCCGACTCGGCCGGTTGGCTCCATGCCGGTCTGGCCGGGGGATATGTGAACAGCGAACCGCCCGTCGACGCGACCAGCGGCAAGCTGACCGGCGTCCGATACGTCAAGGCCGACGGCAGGTACACGCTCACCTGGAACGTCTATGACCGGGTGGGCAACCGGACCACGGTGAGCCGGACCGTGATCGTGGACAACACCAGGGCGAAGCTGACGGTGACCAAGGCGCCGAAGAACAAGGCGAAGGTCAAGGGCACCGTGAAGATCACCGCTGCGGCCAGTGACAAGAACGGTGTCGCGAAGGTTCAGCTGCTGGTCAACGGCAAGGTCGTCGCGACCGATGCCAAGGCCGCGTACAAGTTCTCGCTGAACACCAAGAAGTACGGCAAGAAGATCAAGGTCCAACTGCGGGCGTACGACCGGGCGGGCAACGTGACGACCACGTCCACCCGTACCTGGTATCGCCGTTGA
- a CDS encoding Ig-like domain-containing protein — MRFLRAAAAAAISGSLIFTGGAPARAADGGPTIVDSGLPSGLVGAKPVITATVSDDLAVVRLELRSSRVRLAEATGANLTTVTLRPDLTALSGPMVELELLAYDAGGNSTRATSSVFVDAEFPAATLSPAQGASMRGIATITLSGVSADTVLATLEQRDPRLVLSQATSAPWTLTWNTVGSDDFPQVRLVDQAGNVTIYQPVWHADNELPVIGALSWKRSGGPTAPSGRAGGQGRFEVAVKDETVKPKVEFWVDGKLVSTDGAWNTGGANRTATVEVKARDNAGNTASRKFSVVLDNAGPSTGITAPGTNALIRGSRISSTVKATDPSGIAKAQLSGAGADTVAPYTSSVAAGKDGKRTLTWTVTDRVGNSTVVRRTVIVDNTRAKLTVTAAPKNKAKVKGTVKITAAASDKNGVAKVQLLVNGKVVATDAKAAYKFSLNTKKYGKKIKVQLRAYDRAGNVTTTTTRTWYRK; from the coding sequence ATGCGTTTTCTGCGGGCTGCGGCCGCAGCCGCTATCAGCGGATCCCTGATCTTCACCGGCGGAGCGCCCGCCCGGGCAGCCGACGGTGGTCCGACCATCGTGGACAGCGGCCTGCCGTCCGGGCTGGTCGGCGCGAAGCCGGTCATCACCGCGACGGTGAGCGACGACCTCGCCGTCGTCCGGCTCGAGCTTCGGTCCAGTCGTGTCCGGCTCGCCGAGGCGACGGGCGCGAACCTGACCACCGTCACCCTCCGGCCGGATCTCACCGCGCTGAGCGGACCGATGGTGGAACTCGAGCTGCTGGCGTACGACGCGGGCGGCAACTCGACCCGGGCGACCAGCTCGGTCTTCGTCGACGCGGAGTTCCCGGCCGCGACGCTCAGCCCCGCGCAGGGCGCCAGCATGCGCGGCATCGCCACGATCACGCTCTCCGGCGTCTCGGCCGACACCGTGCTGGCCACGCTGGAGCAGCGCGACCCGCGGCTGGTGCTCTCCCAGGCCACCTCCGCTCCGTGGACGCTCACCTGGAACACCGTCGGCTCGGACGACTTCCCGCAGGTGCGGCTGGTGGACCAGGCCGGAAACGTGACCATCTACCAGCCGGTGTGGCACGCGGACAACGAGCTGCCGGTGATCGGCGCGCTGAGCTGGAAGCGCTCGGGCGGTCCGACGGCGCCCAGCGGCCGGGCCGGTGGCCAGGGCAGGTTCGAGGTCGCGGTCAAGGACGAGACCGTGAAGCCGAAGGTCGAGTTCTGGGTGGACGGCAAGCTGGTCTCCACCGACGGCGCCTGGAACACGGGCGGCGCGAACCGGACGGCCACCGTCGAGGTGAAGGCCCGGGACAACGCCGGCAACACCGCTTCGCGGAAGTTCAGCGTGGTCCTCGACAACGCCGGCCCGTCCACCGGGATCACCGCGCCGGGCACCAACGCGCTGATCCGCGGCTCCAGGATCTCGTCGACGGTGAAGGCCACCGACCCGTCCGGGATCGCGAAGGCGCAGCTCTCCGGGGCGGGCGCGGACACGGTTGCGCCGTACACGTCGTCGGTTGCCGCCGGTAAGGACGGTAAGCGCACGCTGACCTGGACGGTCACCGACCGGGTCGGCAACAGCACGGTGGTGCGGCGGACCGTGATCGTGGACAACACCAGGGCGAAGCTGACGGTGACCGCGGCGCCGAAGAACAAGGCGAAGGTCAAGGGCACCGTGAAGATCACCGCTGCGGCCAGTGACAAGAACGGTGTCGCGAAGGTTCAGCTGCTGGTCAACGGCAAGGTCGTCGCGACCGATGCCAAGGCCGCTTACAAGTTCTCGCTGAACACCAAGAAGTACGGCAAGAAGATCAAGGTCCAACTGCGGGCGTACGACCGGGCGGGCAATGTGACCACCACGACGACCCGTACCTGGTACCGCAAGTGA